A DNA window from Castanea sativa cultivar Marrone di Chiusa Pesio chromosome 7, ASM4071231v1 contains the following coding sequences:
- the LOC142642488 gene encoding serine carboxypeptidase-like 17, whose product MATPLTPNPAYKCMTKLFSRVLVIAIFLAIVESQSIIETLPGYSGSLPFKLETGYIGVGDLDDVQLFYYFIESERSPKDDPLLLWLTAGPGCSSFSGLVYEIGPLSFDFDNSSRDSPTFKLNPFSWTKVANIIFVDVPVGTGFSYARSWEGYNITDTISATQTYSFLRKWLWAHPAFHKNQLYVAGDSYSGILVPIIVQKISDGNEAGVKPAMNLQGYVLGNPATTPHDDYNSRIPFAYMKALISQEQFESTKTNCKGEYINVDPNNTLCVNDLHTVTDCTQKIYSSHILEPTCSLTSPKPVGSKLDASLLGEDAIHLLSLTQVPEPWCRSYNYILSYIWANKETVQRALHIREGTIRKWVRCNTSLSYTDDVFSTLEYHQNFIKKGYRILIYSGDHDMVIPHISTYAWIESLNLTIATDWEPWFVDGQIAGYTMLSYYKESQLTYATVKGAGHTAPEYKPKECFAMVNRWFAER is encoded by the exons ATGGCAACACCTCTGACACCAAACCCAGCTTACAAATGTATGACTAAGTTGTTCTCACGCGTACTTGTTATAGCTATTTTCCTCGCCATTGTTGAGTCTCAATCAATCATTGAGACCTTACCTGGCTACTCTGGTAGtcttcctttcaaacttgaaactGG GTACATAGGAGTGGGAGACTTGGATGATGTGCAGCTTTTCTATTACTTCATTGAGTCTGAGAGAAGTCCAAAAGATGATCCACTCTTGCTTTGGCTCACCGCGGGTCCGGGTTGTTCATCTTTTTCTGGCCTAGTATATGAAATAG GTCCACTGTCATTTGACTTTGACAATTCCAGTAGGGATTCACCCACATTTAAATTGAATCCATTCTCATGGACAAAG GTTGCGAACATAATATTTGTTGATGTACCTGTTGGCACTGGATTCTCATATGCGAGAAGTTGGGAAGGATACAACATCACTGATACCATATCAGCAACACAAACCTATTCTTTTCTCAGGAAG TGGCTTTGGGCTCATCCAGCATTCCACAAAAATCAACTCTACGTTGCTGGTGATTCTTATTCGGGAATACTTGTCCCAATTATTGTTCAGAAAATATCCGATG GTAACGAAGCTGGAGTTAAGCCAGCTATGAATCTCCAA GGATATGTGCTTGGTAACCCAGCCACAACCCCACATGATGACTACAACTCCAGAATCCCCTTTGCTTACATGAAGGCACTTATATCACAGGAACAATTTGAG TCAACCAAAACGAATTGCAAGGGCGAGTATATAAATGTTGATCCAAACAATACACTATGCGTAAATGATCTTCATACAGTGACAGAT TGcacccaaaaaatatatagcTCACATATATTGGAACCTACATGTAGTTTGACATCCCCAAAACCAGTGGGATCAAAGTTGGATGCAAGCCTTCTCGGAGAGGATGCTATTCATCTCCTTTCTCTTACTCAAGTTCCTGAACCATGGTGCCGG AGTTATAACTATATACTCTCTTACATTTGGGCCAATAAAGAAACTGTTCAAAGGGCTCTTCACATTAGGGAG GGGACCATAAGGAAGTGGGTAAGGTGCAATACAAGTTTATCTTACACAGATGATGTCTTTTCTACTCTTGAATACCATCAAAACTTCATCAAGAAAGGGTATCGTATTTTGATTTACAG TGGTGATCATGACATGGTTATTCCACACATCTCTACATATGCATGGATAGAGTCTCTAAATTTGACAATTGCCACTGATTGGGAGCCATGGTTTGTTGATGGACAAATTGCAGG GTACACGATGTTATCTTATTATAAAGAAAGTCAGTTGACATATGCAACTGTAAAG GGAGCGGGCCACACTGCTCCAGAGTACAAGCCTAAGGAATGTTTTGCCATGGTTAATAGGTGGTTTGCTGAAAGGTAG